CTGCCGCGGAAGTTCACGCTGGCGACATAGCAGCAGTTGCCAAACTTTCTGAAACTAGCACTGGTGATACCTTGTGCGATAAGGCGAATCCAATTGTTTATGAGCCAATAGAGTTTCCGCCACCGGTCTATTCCGTGGCAATTCAGGCAAAAACAAAAGCCGATGAGGACAAGCTTGGTACTGGATTGGCAAAATTGGCTGACGAAGACCCGACTTTCCACTACCATCGCGATCCCGAGACGGCTCAAACGCTGGTTTCGGGTCTTGGCGAAACCCACGTAGAGATAATCGTGGATCGACTCAAGAGAAAGTTCGGTGTGGAGGTCGAAACGCAGCTACCAAAAGTGCCCTACCGAGAGACGATTCAAGTAGCAGCAAAAGCCCAAGGGAAACACAAGAAGCAAACAGGTGGCCGAGGGCAATACGGCGATGCTTGGATAGAGATCGAACCTTTGGAAAGAGGCAAGGGATTCGAATTCGTAGACAAGATTGTCGGCGGCGCAATCCCGAAGCAATACATACCTGCCGTCGAAAAAGGCGTGCGAGAAGCAATGGAGCGAGGCATTTTGGCAGGGTATCCGGTTGTGGACGTGCGGGCTACAGTTTATGATGGCTCGTTCCACACGGTAGATTCCTCCGAACTAGCGTTTAAGTTAGCAGGCAGTCTCGCTTTCCAAAATGCGGCAGAGAAAGCATCACCGGTGTTGCTGGAGCCGATGTTGAATGTAGAGGTCGTAATACCTGAGGAATATATGGGCGACGTCATCGGTGATTTAAACGGGAAACGTGGGCGCATCTCTGGCATGGAACCACTTCCAGGTGGAAAGCAGAGGGTGCGCGCCATAGTGCCGCAAGCGGAAATGTTGAGATATGCAATTGATTTGCGCTCTATTGCAAGAGGAAGGGGCACATTTAAAACAGAGTTCTCGCACTATGAGGAAGTGCCCGCGCATATTGCTCAGCAAATAATTGAGCAACGCAAGAAAGAGCGAGAGAAAGAAGAGTAGTCAATAAGGAGGAGCTAGTTGGCAAAACAGGCACTTATTGAAAAAGCCAAAAAGACGCCGAAGTTCAAGGTTCGCAAGTATAATAGGTGCGGTGTATGCGGTAGACCCCGCGGATACATGCGAAAATTCGGCATCTGTAGGATTTGCTTTAGAGAATTGGCTCATAAGGGAGTCATCCCTGGCGTAACCAAATCCAGCTGGTGAGCTTGGAGTAGGTTGAGTAAGCTGTTCGGCATTGACAGCTAGCATTTGAAAAGTTGCGCACAGGGCACATGGAGGAAACTTATGTCAATTACCGATCCAATTGCAGATATGCTAACCAGGATTCGAAACGCAAATGCAGCAGGTCACGAAAGTACCGAAGTTGATATGTCGAAGATTAACCTGGAGATAGTCAAAATTCTGCAATCCGAAGGATTTATCAAAAGTTATGAAATAGTTAAGGGCCAGACACATGACCTAATAAAGGTCCACCTAAAATATGGCCCTCGAAAGGAAAAAGTCATTACAAACCTGAAGCGCGTGAGCAAACCAGGCTTGCGAATATATGCGAAAAAGGGAGAAATCCCACGAGTTCTTGGCAGTCTGGGCATAGCAATAATCAGCACGTCGAAAGGTATAATGACCGACCGCGAGGCCAGAAGGTTAGGAGTGGGCGGCGAGGTCTTGTGCTATGTCTGGTAGGAGGGCTTAGGATGTCTAGAATTGGCAAGATGCCCATTCCAATCCCGGAAGGGGTCAAAGTAGATATAACGGACAATGTAGTTACGGTAACCGGACCCAAAGGTACTTTGTCGCAAAGAATTCATCCCGATATGGATGTAGCGATAGAAGACAAAAGTATTGTGGTGCGTCGGCCCTCAGACGATAGGCTGCACAGATCGCTTCATGGGCTTACTCGAACATTGATTGCCAACATGGTTGAAGGCGTAACAAAAGGCTTCGAGAAAGTCCTGCACATCTACGGAACCGGCTACCGCGCAGAGTTGGTAGGTAAGAATTTGAGCATACAAGTCGGCTACTCGCACCCAGTTATCGTTGAGCCGAGGCCGGGGATTTCTTTTGAGGTTGGCCAAACATCGGTGCAATATGAGGGTCGTGAGACCAGAATACCAGTCATTACCGTACGCGGTATAGACAAGCAAGTTGTTGGCCAACAGGCAGCCGATATTCGTCGGATACGCAAGCCTGAGCCTTATAAGGGCAAAGGTATTAGATATGCAACAGAAGTTGTGCGTCGTAAAGTCGGAAAGAGCGGCAAGGGCGCTTAGTGGAGGTATTTAACTATATGAATAAAAAGCAGTTAATGCGCCTTAAGAGACACGAGCGAATAAGGAAGCGCGTTATGGGTGTGCCTGAACGCCCTAGATTGAATGTCTTCCGCAGCCTCTACAATATATATGCTCAAATAATTGATGATACAAAAGGCCAAACGCTGGTCTCAGCGTCCACACTCGACAAAGAAATTAAGGAAAAGATCAAGAGTGGGGGAACTGTAGAAGCTGCGAAAGCCGTTGGCGAATTGCTGGCGCAGCGTGCCAAAGAAAAGAAAATTACGAAAGTGGTATTCGACCGCGGTGGCTATAAGTATCACGGCAGGGTGAAAAGCCTGGCGGAGGCTGCGAGAGCAGGCGGATTGGAATTCTAGGAGGATTTTATGCCGAGAATCGAAGCAGATAAGCTGAACCTGGAGGAGCGGGTTATTCGGACAAACAAGGTCCAGAAAACTCATAAAGGGGGTCGCACCCTCAGCTGGAATGCTCTGGTAGTGGTTGGTGACGGAGAAGGCCATGTCGGCTTAGGCTTAGGCAAGGCACGTGCTGTTCCTGACGCTATACGCAAAGGCGTTGAGGATGCGAAAAAGAACCTAATAGAAATTCCATTGGTCGGCACGACAATCCCTCATGATGTGATAGGACAAGCTGGTGCGTCAATGGTACTTTTAAAGCCGGCATCCCCAGGTACTGGCATTGTAGCGGGAGGGGCGGTGCGGCCAATCCTCGAAGTGGCAGGCATTCGTGATGCGTTGGCAAAGTCATTAGGTTCACCAAACGCCATAAACACTGCGAGAGCGACAATAGACTGCCTGCGAAAGCTTAAAAGAGCCGAGCAGGTTGCCCAAATGAGGGGCAAGTCTATCGAAGAACTTCTTCCGAAGGGTGTCCTAGCTGTAATGGCTACTACTGAAACAACCCCTAGCTTCGAGACGGCAAGTGAGGAGAAAGAAGAAGCAATGTTGGCTGCTTCGGAGGACGAGTCAAATGATTAAAATTACTCTAAAAAAGAGTCCCATAGGCTATAGTGAAAAACAGCGGCGGACCCTGACGGCGCTAGGTCTCAGGCGACTAAACTCGTCAACTATAAAACCGGATAATCCGCAAATCCGCGGGATGGTTAAGAGGGTTATTCATCTTGTGGAAGTAGAGCCGGTTGAAAATGATGCGGTAGGAGGCAAAGAAAGTGAGACTAAGTGAGCTAAAGCCAGCACCTGGTGCCGTCCACCGGCGGAAGCGCGTTGGAAGGGGAATAGGCTCGGGCCATGGAGTGACTGCGGGTAAAGGAACGAAAGGTCAAAAGGCTAGAGGAAAAATACGCCTGGGCTTCGAAGGCGGCCAAACTCCTCTACATCGCAGGCTGCCCCAACGCCGTGGTTTTACAAACATATTCAAAAAAGAATACGCCATCGTTAATCTAGACCAATTGGCAAAGCTAAGCGAAGACACCATAACGCCAGAGCTTCTTCTGGAAAAAGGGATAATAAAAGATCTTAAAGAAGGCCTTCGGGTTTTGGGGCGAGGAGATATTGATAGAGCAATAACGGTGCGTGCACACTATTTTAGCAAAACAGCTGAAGAAAAAATCAAAGCTAAAGGTGGAACAACGGAGGTAATTTAATTGCTCCAATCCATTATCGCAGCATTTAAGCTTCCCGACCTGCGGAGGCGAATATTATTCGTGTTTGGTATGTTCGCAGTCTTTGTTATCGGACTGCACATACCTGTTCCGGGTATTGATCGCGAAAAAATGGCGGAACTGTTCCAGCAAGGCGGCTTGCTGGGAATGGTTGACGTGTTTTCAGGCGGCGCGTTAAAGAAGTATACAATACTTGCAATGGGAATCGCGCCCTACATTACCGCGTCCATTATCATGCAGCTCCTGACGGTCGCTGTACCTAGCCTCGAAGCTATGGCAAAAGAAGGAGAGCATGGAAGGAAAAAGATAGCGCAGTATACTCGCTATCTCACGGTCGTCTTGGCGGCATTTCAGGCTGCGGGAATGAACAGTATGCTTCAGCGTAGCGGCATTCTTCAGGCGTCACCATGGCACTTCACCCAGATCGTCGTAACCCTTACAGCAGGAACAGCATTCCTAATGTGGATGGGCGAACAGATTCAGGATAAGGGTATTGGCAATGGTGTGTCGCTGATGATTTTTGTTGGAATTGTGGCTAGCTTGCCGCCGCAAATAATGAGCACAATACAAATGATTCAAGGTGGGGCATACCCAATTCCAAAAGTTGTGGCATTAATAGTACTGTTCATTGGCACCATCGTGGGAATTGTTGCCGTTCAGCAAGCGCAGAGAAAAATACCTATTCAGCATGTAAAAAGAGTTGTCGGCAACAAAGTATATGGCGGGGCAACTTCGTACATGCCGCTGCGGGTAAACTCTGCAGGCGTTATCCCAATCATCTTTGCAATCTCGATACAGATGTTTCCTGCTACCATTGCGCAATTTGCAGGTAGCGGAAAATTCGGAGAGACGGTTAGGTATATAGCTCATTTATTCTCACCTGGTGCGAGCATCTGGGCAGCAATCGTTTATGCCGCCCTTATCATATTCTTCACGTATTTCTATACGGCTGTGCAGTTCAATGTGCCTGAAGTTGCCGAAAATATGAAGAAATATGGTTCATTTATACCTGGAATCAGACCTGGGAAGCCGACGCTAGAATACCTTGACCGCGTAATGACGAGAATAACGCTAGGAGGCGCGATTTTCTTGTGTATTATCGCTCTGCTCCAATATTGGGCGCCTCAGCTTACAGGAATACAGACATTCTACCTAGTTGGTGGTACATCACTTCTAATTGTAGTTGGTGTGGCACTTGAGACAATGCAAGCCATTGAAGCTCAGCTTCTCATGAGGCATTACGAGGGATTCATTAAGTAAATGAGGTTAGTATTATTGGGGCCGCCCGGAGCAGGTAAAGGCACGCAGGCGTCGCTTATTTCTAAAAAATATAAAATACCGCATATCTCAACAGGAGATATTCTAAGAGAAGCAGTAAAACAAGGCACGGAACTAGGACGTAGAGCCCAGGAGTATATGCAAAAGGGCGAACTAGTGCCGGACGAAATCGTGATTGGCATTGTAGTGGAGCGCATCCAACAGCCTGATTGCCAAAACGGATTCATGCTTGACGGGTTTCCGCGAACGGTAGTTCAGGCAGAAGCGCTCGACGAGGAGCTTCGTAAGCGCAACCAAGAATTGGATGCTGTTCTTTGTTTCGAAGTTGATGAAGAGGAAATAGTTCGCAGAATCAGCGGGCGTCGTGTTTGCAAGAAATGCGGCGCCGTATACAATGTTAATAATTTAACCTCTAGGGAAGAGGATGGAATTTGCGACAAATGCGGTGGTAGGTTAGTAACCCGACCTGACGACGAACCAGAAGCCGTGCGCAGGAGGCTGCAGGTCTATAAAAATCAAACAGAACCATTAATTGATTACTACCGCCAAAAAAGCATTTTAAAGACAGTAAGAGCAGTAGGAGCGGTTCAAGAGATATTTGCTAGGGTTGAAAAGATTCTTGGAAGTGGTGATGTTTAAAGGCGCATAGTTCGGACCGGGGTTTTGTCGGTGGTTATATGCCAATAAGACAAAGCCACAGCCTTTCAGTGCAGTCCATCTAAGCCGATTGGCATGATAATAATTAAAACAAAGCAAGAAATCGAA
This genomic interval from Armatimonadota bacterium contains the following:
- the rplR gene encoding 50S ribosomal protein L18; the encoded protein is MNKKQLMRLKRHERIRKRVMGVPERPRLNVFRSLYNIYAQIIDDTKGQTLVSASTLDKEIKEKIKSGGTVEAAKAVGELLAQRAKEKKITKVVFDRGGYKYHGRVKSLAEAARAGGLEF
- a CDS encoding type Z 30S ribosomal protein S14 — encoded protein: MAKQALIEKAKKTPKFKVRKYNRCGVCGRPRGYMRKFGICRICFRELAHKGVIPGVTKSSW
- a CDS encoding adenylate kinase; the protein is MRLVLLGPPGAGKGTQASLISKKYKIPHISTGDILREAVKQGTELGRRAQEYMQKGELVPDEIVIGIVVERIQQPDCQNGFMLDGFPRTVVQAEALDEELRKRNQELDAVLCFEVDEEEIVRRISGRRVCKKCGAVYNVNNLTSREEDGICDKCGGRLVTRPDDEPEAVRRRLQVYKNQTEPLIDYYRQKSILKTVRAVGAVQEIFARVEKILGSGDV
- the rplO gene encoding 50S ribosomal protein L15 — its product is MRLSELKPAPGAVHRRKRVGRGIGSGHGVTAGKGTKGQKARGKIRLGFEGGQTPLHRRLPQRRGFTNIFKKEYAIVNLDQLAKLSEDTITPELLLEKGIIKDLKEGLRVLGRGDIDRAITVRAHYFSKTAEEKIKAKGGTTEVI
- the rplF gene encoding 50S ribosomal protein L6, with the translated sequence MSRIGKMPIPIPEGVKVDITDNVVTVTGPKGTLSQRIHPDMDVAIEDKSIVVRRPSDDRLHRSLHGLTRTLIANMVEGVTKGFEKVLHIYGTGYRAELVGKNLSIQVGYSHPVIVEPRPGISFEVGQTSVQYEGRETRIPVITVRGIDKQVVGQQAADIRRIRKPEPYKGKGIRYATEVVRRKVGKSGKGA
- the rpmD gene encoding 50S ribosomal protein L30 — translated: MIKITLKKSPIGYSEKQRRTLTALGLRRLNSSTIKPDNPQIRGMVKRVIHLVEVEPVENDAVGGKESETK
- the rpsH gene encoding 30S ribosomal protein S8, which produces MSITDPIADMLTRIRNANAAGHESTEVDMSKINLEIVKILQSEGFIKSYEIVKGQTHDLIKVHLKYGPRKEKVITNLKRVSKPGLRIYAKKGEIPRVLGSLGIAIISTSKGIMTDREARRLGVGGEVLCYVW
- the secY gene encoding preprotein translocase subunit SecY, encoding MLQSIIAAFKLPDLRRRILFVFGMFAVFVIGLHIPVPGIDREKMAELFQQGGLLGMVDVFSGGALKKYTILAMGIAPYITASIIMQLLTVAVPSLEAMAKEGEHGRKKIAQYTRYLTVVLAAFQAAGMNSMLQRSGILQASPWHFTQIVVTLTAGTAFLMWMGEQIQDKGIGNGVSLMIFVGIVASLPPQIMSTIQMIQGGAYPIPKVVALIVLFIGTIVGIVAVQQAQRKIPIQHVKRVVGNKVYGGATSYMPLRVNSAGVIPIIFAISIQMFPATIAQFAGSGKFGETVRYIAHLFSPGASIWAAIVYAALIIFFTYFYTAVQFNVPEVAENMKKYGSFIPGIRPGKPTLEYLDRVMTRITLGGAIFLCIIALLQYWAPQLTGIQTFYLVGGTSLLIVVGVALETMQAIEAQLLMRHYEGFIK